The genomic region ATTTGAAGGCACATGGCGTTGCGATCGAAGAGGGCCCGATTCCCAAGCAGGGCGCCCGCGGCACGCTGCGCTCGGTCTATTGCAGGGATCCGGATGGCAGCCTGATCGAGATTTCGTCATACGAGGACGGCGGCCGGTAAGGCCAAGCCGCCTGCCCCACGCACCGTCGCATGAGGGCTGAGAGAGCAGGAAGACGCAATCATCAAAACGCGGCCGCCGGCAAGATGCAGGCTGCACGGGAGGACATATGCCGACTTCGCAAGCCGCCGCCGGAATCGTCGGCCCATTCGACGGGCTCGATGTGCCCTGGCTGCTGAAGATGCGGGCTGACGTGCGCAGCTCACATCCGTTCCTGATCTGGGCGCCGTTCGACGCGCCTGCGCGGCGCTGGAGCTATGGCGAGTTTCACGAGCGGGTCGGCGCGCTCGCGGCGGGACTGACGAAGCGCGGCGTGAAGCCGGGCGAATATGTGCTCATTCACCTCGACAATTGCATCGAGGCGCTGCTGGCCTGGTTCGCCTGTGTCGAACTCGGCGCCATCGCGGTGACCACCAACACGCGCTCGGCGCCGGCCGAACTCGACTATTTTGCCGATCATTGCGGCGCGGTCGCCGGGATCACACAGCCGGCCTATGCCGAGATCGTCGCGCAGAATTGCCGCAACATCCGCTGGATGGCGGTGACTTCGCACGATGCGGGCGCGCCGCCCGAGAACCCGGTCTCACGCGGCGACAGCTTTGAGGAGCTGTTCGCCGACAGCGCCGACCGTCCCAGGCGCGCGATCGATCCGCTCGCGCCGTGCAGCGTCCAATACACCTCGGGCACGACATCGCGCCCCAAGGCGGTGCTGTGGACCCACGCCAACGCGCTGTGGGGCGCCAAGATCAACGCCGCGCACGAAGACCTGCACGCAAGCGACGTGCATCAGGCCTATCTGCCGCTGTTCCACACCAACGCGCTGGCCTATTCGATGCTGGCGACGCTATGGGTCGGCGCCACCTGCGTGATCCAGCCGCGCTTTTCCGCCAGCCGGTTCTGGGGCGCTGCGCGCGAGCACGGCTCGACCTGGACCTCGACGATCCCGTTCTGCATGAAGGCGCTGCTCGAACAGGACATCCCGCGCGATCACAAATTCCGTTTGTGGGGCACCGCGATCAACGAGCCGCCGGCCTTCGCCGCCTTCGGCGTCAAGATCATCGGCTGGTGGGGCATGACCGAGACCATCACCCACGGCATCGTCGGCGAGATCGACCAGCCCAACATCCCGATGTCGATCGGCCGCGCCGCGCCGGAATATGAAATCCGCATCACCGACGACGACGGGCGGCCGACCGAAATCGACGGCACCGGAAATCTCTCGATCAAGGGCATTGTCGGCCTGTCGCTGTTCGCCGCATATCTGCACAACGAAAAGGCGACGCGCGAGAGCTTCGACGAGCACGGCTTCTTTCTCACCGGTGACCGCGTGGGGCGGCTGGAGAACGGCTACATTCGCTTCGCAGACCGCAGCAAGGACATGCTGAAGGTCGGCGGCGAGAACGTCGCCGCGTCGGAGATCGAGCAGGTGGTCGCACTGGTCCCCGGCGTGCGCGAGGCCGCCGTGGTGGCGAAGACGCATCCGATGCTGGACGAGGTGCCGGTCGTCTTCGTCATCCCGCAGGGTGGCGTCGCCGCTGCGCGGCCCGATCTGCACGAGGCCGTGATGGCCGCCTGCCGCGCCGGCCTCGCCGACTTCAAGGTGCCGCGCGAGATCCGCTTCGTCGACGACATGCCGCGCTCGACGCTGGAGAAGGTGGCGAAGGCGGAGCTGAGGAAGATGGTGGGGTAGCACGAGCGATTACCACAACGTCGTCCTGGCGAACGCCAGGACCCATACCGCGTGATCTATGCAATGGGCCGGATGGTCGTTGCCACAGTGTTCGCCAAACGAGCGCTCGGGGTAATGGGTCCTGGCTTTCGCCAGGACGACACCGAGCTCA from Bradyrhizobium lupini harbors:
- a CDS encoding AMP-binding protein, whose product is MPTSQAAAGIVGPFDGLDVPWLLKMRADVRSSHPFLIWAPFDAPARRWSYGEFHERVGALAAGLTKRGVKPGEYVLIHLDNCIEALLAWFACVELGAIAVTTNTRSAPAELDYFADHCGAVAGITQPAYAEIVAQNCRNIRWMAVTSHDAGAPPENPVSRGDSFEELFADSADRPRRAIDPLAPCSVQYTSGTTSRPKAVLWTHANALWGAKINAAHEDLHASDVHQAYLPLFHTNALAYSMLATLWVGATCVIQPRFSASRFWGAAREHGSTWTSTIPFCMKALLEQDIPRDHKFRLWGTAINEPPAFAAFGVKIIGWWGMTETITHGIVGEIDQPNIPMSIGRAAPEYEIRITDDDGRPTEIDGTGNLSIKGIVGLSLFAAYLHNEKATRESFDEHGFFLTGDRVGRLENGYIRFADRSKDMLKVGGENVAASEIEQVVALVPGVREAAVVAKTHPMLDEVPVVFVIPQGGVAAARPDLHEAVMAACRAGLADFKVPREIRFVDDMPRSTLEKVAKAELRKMVG